A genomic stretch from Budorcas taxicolor isolate Tak-1 chromosome 15, Takin1.1, whole genome shotgun sequence includes:
- the CNGA4 gene encoding cyclic nucleotide-gated cation channel alpha-4, whose amino-acid sequence MSQDSKVKTTASSPPVLTKARKSPPVLDPSGDYYYWWLNTMVFPVMYNLIIVVCRACFPDLQHGYLVAWLVMDYTSDLFYLLDIVVRFHTGFLEQGILVVDKGRISSRYVRTWSFFLDLVSLLPTDVAYVSLGPHTPTLRLNRFLRAPRLFEAFDRMETRTAYPNAFRIAKLMLYIFVVIHWNSCLYFALSRYLGFGRDIWVYPDPAQPGFERLRRQYLYSFYFSTLILTTVGDTPLPAREEEYLFMVGDFLLAVMGFATIMGSMSSVIYNMNTADAAFYPDHALVKKYMKLNHVNRRLERRVIDWYQHLQINKKMTNEVAILQHLPERLRAEVAVSVHLPTLRRVQIFQNCEASLLEELVLKLQPQTYSPGEYVCRKGDIGREMYIIREGQLAVVADDGVTQYAVLGAGLYFGEISIINIKGNMSGNRRTANIKSLGYSDLFCLSKEDLREVLSEYPQAQAIMEEKGREILLKMNKLDVNAEAAEIALQEATEARLRGLDQQLDDLQTKFARLLAELESSALKIAYRIERLEWQTREWPMPEELVEADDEGEPGEGTSKDGEGRAGQEGPPGLE is encoded by the exons ATGAGCCAGGACAGCAAAGTGAAGACGACAGCGTCCAGCCCTCCTGTCCTGACCAAGGCCAG GAAGTCTCCGCCAGTCCTGGATCCATCTGGGGATTACTATTACTGGTGGCTGAACACAATGGTCTTCCCAGTAATGTATAACCTCATCATCGTGGTGTGCAG AGCCTGTTTCCCCGACTTGCAGCACGGTTATCTGGTGGCCTGGTTAGTGATGGACTACACGAGTGACCTGTTCTACCTCCTGGACATCGTGGTGCGCTTCCACACTG gATTCTTAGAACAGGGCATCCTGGTGGTGGACAAAGGTAGGATCTCGAGTCGCTACGTTCGCACCTGGAGCTTCTTCTTGGACCTGGTTTCCCTGTTGCCCACGGATGTTGCCTACGTGAGTCTGGGTCCACACACACCCACGCTGAGGCTAAATCGCTTTCTGCGAGCGCCCCGCCTTTTTGAGGCCTTTGACCGCATGGAGACCCGCACAGCTTACCCGAACGCCTTCCGCATCGCCAAGCTGATGCTTTACATTTTTGTGGTCATCCATTGGAACAGCTGCCTCTACTTTGCCCTGTCCCGGTACCTGGGCTTTGGGCGTGACATCTGGGTGTACCCCGACCCCGCGCAGCCTGGCTTTGAGCGGCTGCGGCGCCAGTACCTCTACAGCTTTTACTTCTCCACGCTGATCCTGACCACCGTGGGTGACACACCGCTGCCAGCCCGGGAGGAGGAGTACCTCTTCATGGTGGGTGACTTCCTGCTGGCCGTCATGGGTTTCGCCACCATCATGGGTAGCATGAGCTCTGTCATCTACAACATGAACACAGCAGATGCAGCCTTCTACCCAGACCACGCACTGGTGAAGAAGTACATGAAGCTGAATCATGTCAACCGCCGGCTGGAGCGGAGAGTCATTGACTG GTACCAGCACCTGCAGATCAACAAGAAGATGACCAATGAGGTAGCCATCTTACAGCACTTGCCCGAGCGGTTGCGGGCAGAAGTGGCCGTGTCTGTGCACCTGCCTACCCTGAGGCGGGTACAGATCTTCCAAAACTGTGAGGCCAGCCTGCTGGAGGAGctggtgctgaagctgcagcCCCAGACCTACTCGCCGGGTGAATATGTCTGCCGCAAAGGGGACATTGGCCGAGAGATGTACATCATCCGAGAGGGTCAGCTGGCCGTGGTGGCCGACGATGGTGTCACCCAGTATGCTGTGCTTGGTGCAGGGCTCTACTTTGGGGAGATCAGCATCATCAACATCAAAG GGAACATGTCTGGGAATCGCCGTACAGCCAATATCAAGAGTCTAGGTTATTCGGACCTGTTCTGCCTGAGCAAGGAGGACCTGCGGGAAGTGCTGAGCGAGTACCCGCAGGCCCAGGCTATTATGGAGGAAAAGGGCCGTGAGATCCTGCTCAAAATGAACAAGTTGGATGTAAATGCGGAGGCAGCCGAGATCGCCCTGCAGGAAGCCACGGAGGCCCGGCTGCGAGGCCTGGACCAGCAACTTGACGATCTGCAAACCAAGTTCGCTCGACTCCTGGCTGAGCTGGAGTCCAGTGCACTCAAGATCGCCTATCGCATCGAGCGGCTGGAGTGGCAGACGCGGGAGTGGCCAATGCCTGAGGAACTCGTGGAGGCTGATGACGAGGGCGAACCTGGGGAGGGAACGTCCAAAGATGGAGAGGGCAGAGCTGGCCAGGAGGGACCTCCAGGCCTAGAGTGA